The following are encoded together in the Kiritimatiellia bacterium genome:
- a CDS encoding antitoxin, whose product MSDKLLKQIQLERCMLRQLLEDHRPLLDKAELSLPDRIECSALAAFLHGFYNGIENIFKRMALELRENMPEGASWHQTLLEQMAKPGLRRPAVISPDLLESLKEYLAFRHFFRHAYPFQLAWANMSHLVKNSGNVFARLEKELDLFEQSLTES is encoded by the coding sequence GTGTCGGATAAATTACTGAAGCAAATCCAATTGGAACGATGCATGCTTCGACAATTACTTGAAGACCATCGTCCATTATTAGACAAGGCTGAACTATCATTACCGGACCGGATTGAATGTTCCGCCTTGGCGGCGTTTTTGCATGGATTTTATAATGGCATTGAAAACATTTTCAAGCGGATGGCGCTTGAATTGCGCGAAAATATGCCGGAAGGAGCAAGCTGGCATCAGACATTGTTGGAACAAATGGCTAAACCCGGACTGCGGCGACCGGCGGTCATATCACCAGACCTTTTAGAATCGCTGAAAGAATATCTTGCTTTTCGCCATTTTTTCCGCCATGCCTACCCGTTTCAGCTTGCGTGGGCAAACATGTCCCACTTAGTAAAAAATTCCGGCAATGTTTTCGCCCGCCTTGAAAAGGAATTGGATTTATTTGAACAAAGCTTGACGGAGTCATAA
- a CDS encoding nucleotidyltransferase domain-containing protein translates to MTTQIENVLEIAADALKQLGAHEIYVFGSAANGRIRDESDIDLAVTGLSPELFFKAMSRATDILGRPVDLVDLDDESPFVHYLKEEKELRRVG, encoded by the coding sequence ATGACAACACAGATTGAAAATGTCCTTGAAATTGCGGCTGATGCCCTGAAGCAACTCGGAGCACACGAAATCTATGTGTTCGGATCCGCGGCCAATGGCCGGATACGAGACGAAAGCGATATTGATTTAGCGGTGACGGGACTAAGCCCGGAATTGTTTTTCAAAGCTATGAGTCGGGCGACCGATATTCTTGGTCGTCCCGTGGACTTGGTTGACCTGGATGACGAGTCGCCGTTTGTTCATTATCTCAAGGAAGAAAAGGAATTAAGGCGTGTCGGATAA